Proteins from a genomic interval of Armatimonadota bacterium:
- a CDS encoding aspartate dehydrogenase domain-containing protein has translation MASYDSASFGPFMRVGVVGCGTVGRTICHALDAGAVHAGLAAVCDTHPDKAQRLVFELKRPIRSMSLNGLVASVDLVVEATNRHVAPGVMMAALNGGKDLLVTNVAAFFARDDFTRLAYERGLNLFAANCLLAGATTLNTAAVSPEARANLTVTCPRSVLADAPFLRGRELKSADEPQAVFQGEAVDAMAAFPAVANLIAPAAIAIGEGELLVRIHAGGDSGFTDIELAVSAAGQETTSRVRVPATATEAIHPEVVGRVAVGILRSLVTPLRVV, from the coding sequence ATGGCCAGCTATGACAGCGCAAGCTTCGGCCCCTTCATGCGCGTGGGGGTGGTCGGGTGCGGGACCGTGGGACGAACGATCTGCCACGCCCTCGACGCCGGCGCCGTCCACGCCGGCCTCGCCGCGGTCTGCGACACCCATCCCGACAAGGCGCAGAGGCTCGTCTTCGAGCTCAAGCGCCCGATTCGTTCCATGTCGCTCAACGGACTGGTCGCCTCGGTGGACCTGGTGGTGGAAGCCACCAACCGCCACGTCGCCCCCGGGGTCATGATGGCCGCGCTCAACGGAGGCAAGGACTTGCTGGTAACCAACGTCGCCGCCTTCTTCGCGCGCGACGATTTCACGCGCCTGGCCTACGAGCGCGGCCTCAATCTGTTTGCCGCCAACTGCCTGCTCGCCGGCGCAACCACGCTCAACACCGCCGCCGTGTCTCCCGAAGCGCGGGCCAACCTCACCGTCACCTGTCCGCGGTCGGTGCTCGCCGACGCGCCGTTTCTGCGCGGCCGCGAACTCAAGTCCGCAGACGAGCCGCAGGCGGTCTTCCAGGGCGAAGCGGTGGATGCGATGGCCGCCTTCCCCGCGGTCGCCAACCTGATAGCTCCAGCCGCCATTGCCATAGGCGAGGGGGAACTGCTGGTGCGAATCCATGCCGGCGGCGACAGCGGCTTCACCGATATCGAGCTCGCGGTCTCGGCCGCGGGGCAGGAGACCACCAGCCGCGTGCGCGTGCCGGCCACGGCCACGGAGGCGATCCATCCCGAGGTGGTGGGAAGAGTCGCCGTCGGCATCCTGCGATCACTGGTCACTCCCTTGCGAGTAGTGTGA
- a CDS encoding TatD family hydrolase, with amino-acid sequence MSAGVGLTDTHAHLTHPDLWHSRLGCAPGITGEGACATSAPIARAAAAGVGRIITVGFDLATSASGARLAATDERVWHAPGIHPHDASCVGPEALAELRRLATLPRAVAIGETGLDFYRDRSPRDAQAAAFRAHLALAAELDLPVIVHSRDAHQEVLAIWAEGERRRGVLHCFSGDADIARRAVEIGLYIGIAGPVTFRSAERLRAIVRGLPRERVLLETDCPYLAPHPHRGEPNEPAYLPLIAAAVAQCWGVTAAEVAQITTANAAACFPELAG; translated from the coding sequence GTGAGCGCCGGCGTCGGTCTCACCGATACTCACGCCCACCTCACCCACCCGGACTTGTGGCACAGCCGCCTCGGCTGTGCTCCCGGAATCACAGGCGAGGGCGCCTGTGCCACATCCGCGCCGATAGCGCGGGCCGCCGCCGCCGGCGTGGGGCGCATTATTACCGTCGGCTTCGACCTTGCCACCAGCGCCAGCGGCGCCCGCCTGGCGGCGACTGATGAGCGCGTGTGGCACGCGCCGGGGATCCATCCCCACGATGCCTCGTGCGTGGGGCCGGAGGCGCTGGCCGAGCTGCGCCGCCTGGCGACTCTGCCGCGAGCGGTCGCCATCGGCGAGACCGGCCTCGACTTCTACCGCGACCGCTCCCCGCGTGACGCGCAAGCCGCCGCCTTCCGCGCGCACCTGGCCCTGGCCGCGGAGCTCGACCTGCCCGTAATCGTGCATTCGCGCGACGCCCACCAGGAGGTGCTGGCGATCTGGGCTGAGGGCGAACGCCGGCGCGGGGTCCTGCACTGTTTCTCCGGTGACGCCGATATCGCCCGGCGCGCGGTCGAGATAGGGCTCTACATCGGCATCGCCGGCCCGGTGACTTTTCGCAGCGCTGAGCGCCTGCGCGCCATCGTCCGGGGCCTGCCTCGCGAGCGCGTGCTGCTGGAGACGGACTGCCCCTACCTCGCCCCGCACCCGCACCGCGGCGAGCCCAATGAGCCGGCATACCTGCCGCTCATCGCCGCGGCGGTCGCGCAGTGCTGGGGGGTGACGGCGGCGGAGGTGGCCCAGATCACCACCGCCAATGCCGCCGCGTGCTTCCCGGAGTTGGCGGGCTAG
- a CDS encoding energy-coupling factor ABC transporter permease, with the protein MTHLHLPDGVLPLWLWAGGLALAGVLIAIAARVAAGADFRRRLPTLSMIAAFMIISMSVPVIPAVYHVQLAALAGIVLGPASGVIAAFIVNLLLALVGHGGITVVGLNTLILGSEMLTAWALFRVLKRALAPGPAAGAAAFPAMVVGAAVMLGIIALASPQAGLVHLGEVTSFGERAHAGGLGPLHAGAPYAELSLRRFAWLVLGLGSLGWIVESVVTGLVVRFAARVKPDLVGLAPDYERV; encoded by the coding sequence GTGACTCATCTTCACTTGCCGGACGGCGTCTTGCCGTTATGGCTGTGGGCGGGCGGGCTTGCCCTTGCCGGTGTGCTTATCGCCATTGCGGCGCGCGTCGCCGCGGGCGCGGATTTTCGCCGCCGCCTGCCCACGCTGTCCATGATCGCCGCCTTCATGATCATCTCCATGAGCGTGCCGGTGATCCCGGCGGTCTACCACGTGCAGCTTGCCGCCCTCGCCGGCATCGTCCTGGGCCCCGCGTCCGGCGTCATCGCGGCGTTCATCGTCAATCTGCTGCTGGCGCTGGTGGGCCACGGCGGCATCACCGTTGTCGGCCTCAACACCCTGATTCTGGGCAGCGAGATGCTGACCGCGTGGGCGCTGTTCCGCGTGCTCAAGCGAGCGCTGGCGCCGGGGCCGGCAGCAGGCGCCGCGGCGTTCCCGGCGATGGTGGTCGGCGCCGCGGTCATGCTTGGCATCATCGCTCTGGCTTCGCCCCAGGCGGGCCTCGTACACCTGGGCGAGGTGACCAGCTTCGGCGAGCGCGCGCACGCGGGAGGGCTGGGACCGCTGCACGCGGGGGCGCCATACGCGGAGCTGTCGCTGCGCAGGTTCGCGTGGCTGGTGCTGGGGTTGGGATCGCTGGGGTGGATCGTGGAGAGCGTCGTCACCGGCCTGGTGGTGCGCTTCGCGGCGCGAGTGAAGCCGGACCTGGTGGGGTTGGCGCCGGACTATGAGCGGGTTTGA
- the dapA gene encoding 4-hydroxy-tetrahydrodipicolinate synthase, giving the protein MARARFAGIHIPLVTPFREGEFHPATMAALIDRLIAAGVNGIAPCGTTGESATLSHDEHRRVVEFAIAATGGRALVIAGTGSNSTAEAIALTRHAQAAAADAALVICPYYNRPTQRGLIEHFRRVADAAALPIIMYNIPKRTGVNMEAATTIELSRVPNIVGIKEASGDLEQIMEIIAGTEDFDVLTGDDALLYPLCALGAHGGIVAAAHVATEQWVRLWRHLAAGELAPARQLHYHLLPLVKALFYESNPSPVKAALEMLGLPVGPPRLPLLPATEGCRQALTRELGRLGLLPGGGRESGA; this is encoded by the coding sequence ATGGCCAGGGCTCGCTTCGCCGGCATTCACATACCGCTGGTCACTCCCTTCCGGGAAGGCGAGTTTCATCCGGCGACGATGGCGGCGCTCATTGACCGCTTGATCGCGGCCGGCGTCAACGGCATCGCTCCCTGCGGCACCACCGGCGAATCCGCCACCCTCAGCCATGACGAGCATCGGCGCGTGGTGGAGTTCGCGATCGCGGCCACCGGCGGGCGCGCCCTCGTCATCGCCGGCACCGGCTCCAACAGCACCGCGGAGGCGATCGCCCTCACGCGCCACGCGCAGGCGGCCGCGGCCGACGCCGCGCTCGTGATCTGCCCCTACTACAATCGCCCCACGCAGCGCGGGCTGATCGAGCACTTCCGCCGCGTCGCCGACGCCGCCGCGCTGCCGATCATCATGTACAATATCCCCAAGCGCACCGGCGTCAACATGGAAGCCGCCACCACCATCGAGCTCTCTCGCGTCCCCAATATCGTCGGCATCAAGGAGGCCAGCGGCGACCTCGAACAAATCATGGAGATCATCGCCGGCACCGAGGACTTCGACGTCCTCACCGGCGACGACGCCCTGCTCTACCCGCTCTGCGCTCTCGGCGCCCACGGCGGCATTGTCGCCGCCGCCCACGTCGCGACCGAGCAGTGGGTACGGCTGTGGCGGCACCTCGCCGCCGGCGAGCTGGCGCCGGCGCGACAACTGCACTATCATCTCCTGCCGCTGGTCAAAGCGTTGTTCTATGAGAGCAACCCCAGCCCGGTCAAGGCGGCGTTGGAGATGCTCGGTTTGCCGGTCGGACCTCCCCGGCTGCCGCTGCTGCCGGCGACCGAAGGATGCCGCCAGGCGCTGACCAGGGAACTGGGGCGACTGGGTTTGCTGCCGGGGGGCGGACGTGAGTCAGGCGCCTAG
- a CDS encoding CbiQ family ECF transporter T component, with amino-acid sequence MSGFDIAVIDYWATSGRSFLHRAGPAAKLIMSALLLAAVVIGDYLPLLAALYLTLVALLAVARVPPLRVMTIGAYPVVFVALFVVSAWDGTWQTPALILGRALTAALTLVALLATTPYPRVFGLLSRVLPRIVGEALFLTYRSLFTLAEMAGEMVTATRVRSGVNLRRPATNLRNLSLALGKLLIHAMDRSERQYDIMIVRGYSDRIAAPARSWNSLATDAAPILLGAAALAAAIVTRWNA; translated from the coding sequence ATGAGCGGGTTTGACATCGCCGTCATAGACTACTGGGCGACCTCGGGCCGCAGCTTCCTGCACCGCGCCGGGCCGGCGGCCAAGCTCATCATGAGCGCGCTGCTGCTGGCGGCGGTGGTCATCGGCGATTATCTGCCGCTGCTGGCGGCGCTGTACCTGACGCTGGTCGCGCTGCTGGCGGTGGCGCGCGTCCCGCCGCTGCGGGTCATGACCATCGGCGCCTATCCGGTCGTGTTCGTCGCGCTGTTCGTCGTCAGCGCGTGGGATGGGACGTGGCAGACGCCGGCGTTGATCTTGGGGCGCGCCCTGACCGCCGCGCTGACGTTAGTGGCGCTGCTGGCGACGACGCCCTACCCACGGGTATTCGGCCTCTTGTCGCGGGTGCTACCGCGCATCGTCGGCGAGGCGCTGTTCTTGACCTATCGCTCGCTTTTCACGCTGGCGGAGATGGCGGGGGAAATGGTGACCGCGACGCGGGTGCGCTCCGGGGTCAACCTGCGGCGGCCGGCGACCAACCTGCGCAACCTCTCGCTCGCGCTCGGCAAGCTGCTGATTCACGCCATGGACCGCAGCGAGCGCCAGTACGATATTATGATCGTGCGCGGCTACAGCGACCGCATCGCGGCGCCGGCGCGGTCGTGGAACTCGCTCGCCACCGATGCCGCGCCGATACTGCTGGGCGCGGCGGCGCTGGCGGCGGCGATCGTGACCCGATGGAACGCATAG
- a CDS encoding GNAT family N-acetyltransferase: MNGEIRYRRAAVGDVRAIAAMERGYFGRHAFGPGMLLYLLWHAGDGFRVAAIESEVVGYAVVCRRSLRRGHAELSTFAVREDLRNRGVGSQLMSQALAHLAAAKVKRVNLQVSVRNSAACRLYERFGFRVASTLRGYYGGGEDAWLMVCSLEGRGARE; encoded by the coding sequence ATGAACGGCGAAATTCGCTACCGGCGGGCGGCGGTGGGCGATGTGCGCGCGATCGCGGCGATGGAGCGGGGCTACTTCGGTCGCCATGCCTTCGGGCCGGGCATGCTGTTGTACCTGCTGTGGCACGCCGGCGACGGCTTCCGCGTGGCCGCAATCGAGAGTGAGGTCGTGGGCTACGCGGTGGTCTGTCGCAGGTCGCTGCGGCGCGGCCACGCGGAGCTGTCCACCTTCGCGGTGCGCGAGGATCTGCGCAACCGCGGGGTGGGTTCGCAGCTGATGAGCCAGGCGTTAGCGCATCTGGCGGCAGCGAAGGTCAAGCGCGTGAACCTGCAGGTGAGCGTACGCAACTCGGCCGCATGTCGGCTCTACGAGCGGTTTGGCTTTCGCGTCGCGAGCACCCTGCGGGGCTACTACGGCGGCGGCGAGGACGCGTGGCTGATGGTCTGCTCCCTGGAGGGGCGAGGGGCCCGCGAATAG
- a CDS encoding biotin--[acetyl-CoA-carboxylase] ligase — translation MRPDLSSLPPRPPLGARVIRLEVVPSTSDVAKQLLRAGEAHGTVVVAAEQTSGRGQRGRRWASPRGGLWASLLTRPRGLPATRAGVLNLAAAVAAAEAAASAGAAVTLKWPNDLVVDDRKVGGVLVETAAAGDNLRWAVIGVGINANVPRDALPPRLRAVATSLHEAAGRDIPLDQLLRELCHSMQKLLEQLESGADGEILRRWRALDTTPGRLVRTWSDGLARGRVQGIDDQGRLLIDSAGGILVATSSHGLVIE, via the coding sequence TTGAGACCTGATCTGTCATCTCTCCCCCCCCGCCCGCCGCTGGGAGCCCGCGTCATTCGGCTCGAGGTGGTCCCCTCCACGAGCGATGTCGCCAAGCAACTTCTACGCGCCGGCGAAGCCCACGGCACGGTGGTGGTCGCCGCGGAGCAGACCAGCGGGCGCGGGCAGCGTGGGCGCCGTTGGGCTTCTCCCCGCGGCGGCTTATGGGCGTCGCTGCTGACGCGCCCGCGCGGCCTGCCGGCGACGCGCGCGGGAGTGCTCAACCTCGCGGCTGCGGTCGCCGCGGCAGAGGCGGCGGCATCGGCGGGGGCGGCGGTGACCCTGAAATGGCCCAACGACCTGGTGGTTGACGACCGCAAGGTCGGCGGAGTGCTGGTCGAGACCGCGGCTGCCGGCGACAACCTGCGCTGGGCGGTGATCGGCGTCGGCATCAACGCCAATGTGCCGCGCGACGCACTGCCGCCGCGGCTGCGCGCGGTCGCGACCTCCCTGCACGAGGCGGCAGGCCGCGACATCCCACTCGATCAGCTCCTGCGCGAGCTGTGCCACAGCATGCAGAAGCTGCTGGAGCAACTGGAGAGCGGCGCCGATGGAGAGATCTTGCGCCGGTGGCGGGCGCTCGACACCACCCCCGGCCGCCTCGTCCGCACCTGGTCGGACGGCCTCGCGCGTGGACGCGTGCAGGGCATTGACGATCAGGGGCGACTGCTGATAGACAGCGCTGGCGGAATCCTGGTCGCCACCTCCAGTCACGGCCTAGTGATCGAATGA
- a CDS encoding uracil-DNA glycosylase: protein MSQAPSQLLDAVHDEIRSCRACRLWRGRTHVVPGHGRPDADIMLVGEGPGYHEDRQGVPFVGAAGRFLDELLAGAGVARENVFVTNVVKCRPPNNRDPQPDEISACGEYLLAQIALIKPRAIFTLGRFALATLVDPNLASISQVHGKAYRKSGIIYVPLYHPAAALHNERLRDTIIADMARACALLREELTDTREPPPSPPHVKQLGLLDAQ, encoded by the coding sequence GTGAGTCAGGCGCCTAGCCAGCTCCTCGATGCTGTGCACGACGAGATCCGCTCCTGCCGCGCATGCCGACTGTGGCGCGGCCGCACCCACGTCGTCCCCGGGCACGGTCGCCCCGATGCGGACATCATGCTCGTGGGCGAGGGACCGGGCTATCACGAGGACCGACAGGGCGTGCCCTTCGTCGGCGCCGCCGGGCGCTTCCTGGACGAGCTGCTGGCAGGCGCCGGGGTCGCGCGCGAAAACGTCTTCGTTACCAACGTCGTCAAGTGCCGCCCGCCCAACAATCGCGACCCGCAACCGGATGAGATCAGCGCCTGCGGTGAGTATCTGCTCGCCCAGATCGCCCTCATCAAGCCGCGCGCCATCTTCACCCTCGGCCGCTTCGCTCTCGCCACCCTCGTTGACCCTAACCTGGCCTCGATCTCGCAGGTCCACGGCAAGGCTTACCGTAAGAGCGGGATTATCTACGTTCCGCTTTATCATCCCGCCGCCGCGCTGCACAACGAGCGGCTGCGCGACACCATCATCGCCGACATGGCGCGCGCCTGCGCGTTGCTGCGCGAGGAACTGACCGACACCCG
- a CDS encoding ACT domain-containing protein, with protein sequence MNDISEQAAVNVVVQKFGGTCTEPEHQALAAERIMECRDRGLWPVAVISAMGREGQPYSTAELVKLVRQIHPKIQPRELDLLMSCGEIVATVAMAHLLKSKGYDTIALSGGQAGLITDYYHGHAEIIDIRPDEVLKALQEGQIAFVAGFQGVTPERHVITTLGEGGSDYTAVALAVTLARTPTLPFGDELRVAPLEIFKDVDGVMTANPNHFDRGQGPAALARLTYDEMVTMSALGADVLQHSAAVMARKHGLSLVVKNFKTDTPGTEISPATGHASGRLVTAIADIPNLILFAVRARDGRLAGQLSGAMRKERILHYPVSGDAEHVQFAVKRAKYRDVVSIIEHLLFDRDITAEFSADAWGLVSTVGEGLRGHAAQVHAEVEEVLEQAGVPVFGSTEGDLHISLLVKEAQRTQAVRALHQHFIA encoded by the coding sequence GTGAATGACATCAGCGAACAGGCGGCGGTCAACGTCGTCGTGCAGAAGTTCGGCGGCACCTGCACCGAGCCCGAGCACCAGGCGCTGGCGGCTGAACGCATCATGGAGTGCCGCGATCGGGGGCTATGGCCGGTCGCGGTCATATCGGCCATGGGGCGCGAGGGGCAACCCTACTCCACCGCCGAGCTGGTCAAGCTCGTGCGCCAGATTCATCCCAAGATCCAGCCCCGCGAGCTCGATCTCTTGATGTCGTGCGGGGAGATCGTCGCCACCGTCGCCATGGCCCACCTGCTCAAGTCCAAGGGCTACGATACCATCGCCCTTTCCGGCGGCCAGGCGGGGCTGATCACCGACTACTACCACGGCCACGCGGAGATCATTGACATCCGTCCCGACGAGGTGCTCAAAGCGCTGCAGGAGGGGCAGATCGCCTTCGTTGCCGGCTTCCAGGGAGTGACGCCCGAGCGCCACGTCATTACCACCCTCGGCGAGGGGGGCAGCGACTATACGGCGGTCGCCCTCGCCGTCACGCTGGCGCGGACGCCCACTCTGCCTTTTGGCGATGAGCTGCGCGTGGCGCCGCTGGAGATCTTCAAGGACGTGGACGGGGTCATGACCGCCAACCCCAACCACTTCGACCGGGGGCAGGGCCCGGCGGCGCTGGCGCGCCTGACTTACGACGAGATGGTTACCATGTCCGCCCTCGGCGCCGACGTCCTGCAACACAGCGCGGCGGTAATGGCGCGCAAGCACGGCCTGTCGCTGGTGGTCAAGAACTTCAAGACCGACACCCCTGGCACCGAGATCTCGCCCGCCACCGGTCATGCAAGCGGACGGCTGGTGACCGCGATCGCCGACATCCCCAACCTCATCTTGTTCGCGGTGCGGGCGCGCGACGGCCGGCTGGCGGGGCAACTGAGCGGAGCCATGCGCAAGGAACGCATCCTCCACTACCCGGTGTCCGGAGACGCCGAGCACGTGCAGTTCGCGGTCAAGCGCGCCAAGTACCGCGACGTGGTCTCGATTATCGAGCATCTGCTGTTCGACCGCGACATCACCGCGGAGTTCAGCGCGGACGCCTGGGGGCTGGTTTCGACCGTCGGCGAGGGTCTGCGCGGCCATGCCGCACAGGTGCATGCCGAGGTCGAGGAGGTGCTCGAGCAAGCCGGCGTGCCCGTCTTCGGTTCCACCGAGGGCGACCTGCACATCTCCTTGCTGGTCAAGGAGGCGCAGCGCACGCAGGCGGTGCGCGCACTGCATCAGCATTTCATCGCCTGA
- a CDS encoding aspartate-semialdehyde dehydrogenase: MSEGYNVIVVGRGAVGKELLRVLAQRSFPASRVTVLATSAGSVEVDGRAYEVRVAAPQEFDGCDIALFAGTEGEQGAAVLYAPEAIQRGAVVIDNGNDFRMDPRVPLVVPEVNRDALRGDHHLVANPNCSTTQMVVALKPLHDAVGIKRVVAATYQAASGAGAGAVAQLEAEMAAHVRGEPMPPPDKMPQRLALNVFPHIGSFDDDGYCSEEVKLARETHKIMGDDSIAVTATVCRVPVGNVHCEAINLELRQELTPARAKELLANFEPYGDGYRPLRVVDAPREGRYPMPAEISGSDEVYVGRIRRDLTVEHGLNLWVAADNLRKGAALNAVQIAEQMAVMGLLPR, from the coding sequence ATGTCCGAGGGCTATAACGTTATCGTCGTCGGTCGTGGAGCAGTCGGCAAGGAGTTGCTGCGGGTGCTGGCGCAGCGCAGCTTTCCCGCTTCGCGGGTCACCGTGCTTGCCACCAGCGCCGGTTCCGTGGAGGTGGACGGCCGCGCTTATGAGGTGCGCGTTGCGGCGCCGCAGGAGTTCGACGGCTGCGACATCGCCCTGTTCGCGGGCACCGAGGGCGAGCAGGGCGCCGCCGTGCTCTATGCCCCGGAGGCGATCCAGCGCGGTGCGGTGGTCATTGACAACGGCAACGACTTCCGCATGGATCCGCGGGTGCCCCTGGTGGTGCCCGAGGTCAATCGCGACGCCCTGCGCGGCGACCATCATCTGGTTGCCAACCCCAATTGCTCGACTACTCAGATGGTGGTGGCGCTCAAGCCCTTGCACGACGCGGTGGGGATCAAGCGCGTCGTGGCGGCCACCTATCAGGCCGCTTCGGGTGCCGGGGCGGGCGCGGTGGCGCAGCTCGAGGCGGAGATGGCCGCCCACGTACGCGGTGAGCCGATGCCGCCCCCCGACAAGATGCCGCAACGCCTGGCGCTCAACGTCTTCCCCCACATCGGCAGCTTCGACGACGATGGCTACTGCTCGGAGGAGGTCAAGCTGGCGCGCGAGACCCACAAGATCATGGGCGATGACTCGATTGCGGTGACCGCGACCGTGTGCCGCGTGCCGGTGGGCAACGTCCACTGCGAGGCGATCAACCTGGAGCTGCGGCAGGAGCTGACTCCGGCGCGGGCGAAGGAATTGCTGGCGAACTTTGAGCCCTACGGCGATGGGTATCGCCCGCTGCGAGTGGTGGACGCTCCGCGCGAGGGTCGCTACCCGATGCCGGCGGAGATCAGCGGCTCCGACGAGGTGTACGTGGGGCGCATCCGGCGCGACCTGACGGTGGAGCACGGACTCAACCTGTGGGTGGCGGCCGACAACCTGCGCAAGGGCGCCGCGCTCAACGCGGTACAGATCGCGGAGCAGATGGCGGTCATGGGACTGCTGCCGAGGTAG
- the nadC gene encoding carboxylating nicotinate-nucleotide diphosphorylase: MTAPTPAMVVEIVRRALREDLGRGDITSQAVVPAAARGSGVVVARQAGVIAGLEVARMAFHEVDSRIEVSVLAADGDALPAGTALAEVAGYTRALLGAERTALNFLQRMSGIATLTRRYVDAVAGTTARILDTRKTAPGLRCLDKWAVALGGGANHRFGLFDGVLIKDNHLRPAGGIAAAVAAARADVPHGMKVQVEVETLAQVKEALERGADALLLDNMSRQDLRAAVELARGRALTEASGGVTLETVRAIAETGVDLISVGALTHSAPALDIALEIA, from the coding sequence ATGACAGCTCCCACGCCGGCCATGGTAGTCGAAATCGTGCGACGCGCCTTGCGCGAGGACCTCGGTCGCGGTGACATCACCAGCCAGGCGGTGGTGCCTGCCGCCGCCCGAGGGTCGGGTGTGGTCGTCGCCCGGCAGGCCGGAGTCATCGCCGGCCTCGAGGTCGCGCGCATGGCTTTCCACGAGGTTGACTCGCGAATCGAGGTCAGCGTTCTGGCGGCCGACGGCGACGCGCTGCCGGCGGGAACGGCGCTGGCCGAGGTCGCCGGCTACACGCGCGCCCTGCTGGGGGCCGAAAGGACCGCCCTCAACTTCCTGCAGCGCATGTCGGGCATTGCGACGCTCACGCGCCGCTACGTTGATGCCGTCGCGGGTACCACCGCCCGCATCCTCGACACCCGCAAGACCGCCCCCGGCCTGCGCTGTCTCGACAAGTGGGCGGTTGCGCTCGGGGGCGGCGCCAATCATCGCTTCGGCCTCTTCGATGGCGTGCTCATCAAGGACAATCACCTGCGGCCGGCGGGAGGCATTGCCGCCGCGGTGGCAGCCGCGCGCGCCGATGTGCCCCACGGGATGAAGGTGCAGGTGGAGGTCGAGACCCTGGCGCAGGTGAAAGAGGCCCTGGAGCGCGGCGCCGATGCCTTGCTGCTGGACAACATGAGCCGCCAAGACCTGCGCGCCGCGGTCGAGCTTGCGCGCGGGCGCGCGCTGACCGAAGCGAGCGGAGGCGTGACCCTGGAAACGGTTCGGGCAATCGCGGAGACCGGGGTGGACCTTATCTCTGTTGGTGCGCTCACCCATTCCGCGCCGGCGCTGGATATCGCCCTCGAGATCGCGTAG
- a CDS encoding energy-coupling factor ABC transporter ATP-binding protein: MERIVKVSCIRHVYPDRTAVHLCGLDMVVDRGDRVAIVGPNGGGKSTMLHHIIGLLRAHEGEVDVFGVDPARDYARIRERVGVVLQNAEEQIIAPTVRDDVSFSPRNYGYPSARVREMVDEVLAELGIAHLADRVCHYLSGGEKRKVALAGALVTRPELVILDEPFEGLDPRSKHEMIDLLNHLHDEHGLSIVYTTHEVNIVPLVSNRVYVVCRDGVIFEGTPEQTFAQRELLEKVGLEQPTLAELSYLLGRLGVKLDLPSGVADAARMIADALSQGARITEGEPQT, translated from the coding sequence ATGGAACGCATAGTCAAGGTTAGCTGCATACGCCACGTCTATCCCGACCGCACCGCGGTGCACCTGTGTGGCCTCGACATGGTCGTCGACCGCGGCGATCGCGTCGCCATCGTCGGCCCCAACGGCGGCGGCAAGTCCACCATGCTGCACCACATCATCGGCTTGCTGCGCGCGCACGAGGGCGAGGTGGACGTCTTCGGGGTGGACCCCGCGCGCGACTACGCGCGCATCCGCGAGCGCGTGGGCGTCGTGCTGCAGAACGCCGAGGAGCAGATCATCGCTCCCACCGTCCGCGACGATGTCTCGTTCTCTCCGCGCAACTACGGCTACCCGTCGGCGCGAGTGCGGGAGATGGTGGACGAGGTACTGGCAGAGCTGGGCATCGCTCACCTCGCCGATCGCGTCTGCCACTACCTCAGCGGCGGCGAGAAACGCAAGGTCGCCCTGGCGGGGGCGCTGGTCACGCGCCCCGAGCTGGTGATCCTCGACGAGCCCTTCGAGGGCCTCGACCCGCGCAGCAAGCACGAGATGATTGACTTGCTCAATCATCTGCACGACGAGCACGGCCTCTCCATCGTCTATACGACCCATGAGGTCAACATCGTTCCCCTGGTGTCCAATCGCGTGTATGTCGTTTGCCGCGACGGCGTCATCTTCGAGGGCACGCCGGAGCAGACCTTCGCGCAGCGCGAACTGCTGGAGAAGGTGGGCCTGGAGCAGCCGACCCTGGCCGAGCTGAGCTATCTGCTCGGCCGCCTGGGAGTGAAGCTGGACCTGCCCAGCGGCGTGGCCGACGCCGCGCGCATGATTGCCGACGCGCTGTCCCAGGGCGCGCGCATCACCGAGGGCGAGCCACAGACATGA